In Aspergillus nidulans FGSC A4 chromosome II, the genomic stretch AAGAGGCTGGCCTTCAGCGCAGGTGAACGCGGCGAGGTGGGTTTTGGTGTgcattttctttcttatctTTTTTGTCCTTCTATACGAGATGAGAATGTCTGAAGATGACAGGTATCATAGGTAGACAAAATCTAGTTCTCAAATATGGCGAAATGACTGTGCTCTTATACTACCAACCAGCCCAACCGCCTCGTCGTTCTTTCGTTGCTTGATTCCAGAGTAGAATCAGGACAGGAGACACAACCAATCAGAGACATCTGCATCCGAGCGAAGGTTAGCGTGGAAATCCTGCTCCTAAAGAGGTTAAAAGGTATGGGGCGTGAATCATAGTTAATGACTGGGTAAGATACCTCCTGGCTCCACCTGCTACATATCTCAGTTCATCGCGCATTGAACCCGTTCGGGCTCTACTCTCATGATCACGCTCTCAAACCCAGATGGCTTTAACTTTCCCTTGCGCAAACACAAGGGCTAGGCGAAGGTCGAGATATGGCTGCCGGAATTGTAAGCTCAGGAAACTTAAGGTGAGTCAGACCTCCCAGCCTGGGGAAGTGTTGAATCAACAGAAGGGTTGGCAGTGCGATGAACAGAAGCCACATTGCAAAAGATGCATTTCGCTCGGGGTAATATGCAACTTGGTGTCTAGTGCTGCCGATCTGGAACCGATTGGTGCTTTTACGCTGGTGGTTCACCCCCCAGTTTCCAGTGCAATCTGGACTGCCGATGAATCCATATCATATCACTATCAATTGAACGCAAAGTGTCAGGACTTTATCACGCGGTATCTCGGGAAGAGTCTCCTGAATGCAGTTCCAGATGAATTAAACAACATGAGAAGCGTCAATCGCAAACTACTCGACCTGGCATTCACTGTAAGTGCTAGAAGACCGATCCTGACATACAGACGGCTAACCGGGTGGCTTCTAGTACCCTTTTCTGATGCACGCTTCTCTTGCCGTGGCATTCACATACGACCGGTATCTCAACCGTCCCTTTGGCTGCCGTCGCAGCTTAGACGAATGCTATCACTGGTCTCGAGCCACGACCCTTCTTAACAGACGGCTAGCACAGCCGATCAGCGCGACTTCAAGAGACAAAGACGCGATCTGGGGCACTGCTACCGCTCTGgccatcctctccttcgcgTCGCCCGACGCGCGCACGCCAGAAGAGTCCTGGCCCCTGAGACGCTCTGCTGACCGGTCGGACCTGGACTGGCTATGTATGAGCAGTGGTAAAATGGCACTGTGGGACTCTGTCAACCCGCTAAGACCGGACAGTCTATTCCATGTGATGGAAGCAACCTTTGCGCAGATAAATGCGCCCTTACCCGAGCGTGGCATTGACGGTATACCAGACCCCTTGGCTGGCGTCTGCAGTCTGAACAGCGCGACGACGGCCCAAGATAATCCATACTTTGAGGCCGCTCACGCGGTATCAGCCATCCTGGACATTCCGGACAGCATAGTTACGACTGGAAAGACTCAGCTCTTTACGCGCTGCATTCAGGGGCCCTTTGAAGACTTGCTCCGGTATCACAACCCAGTcgcgctgttgctgctgtaTTTGTGGTATGGCAAAGCGAGCTGCGTATGGTGGATTGAGCTTAGGGCTAGAGTGGAACGTCCGGCTATCTGCGAGTACCTGCGCAGATTCCATCGAGGCGATGCTGCAGTACAGGCGTTCCTTCCATGAACACCGCCGCAAAAGATCAGGGCTGGGAATACGTTAGAATCAGCCATCATAGATAGTCAAGCACTGAGAACTCCTCGCCTCAACACCCTAGAATCATTGGTACAGATGGAACACAACATTAGATTCAGTCACAGATGTTCCTAACCACCGTAACTCACGTCTACATATTCAGAGCAAAGTAAGATTTTTCAATATGCTCCTGCGGCCAGCTGGGCATGTACGTCTCCCAATCCGCAGGCTTGACATTGGGGTAATTCGGCGTTGTCAAGTTCGGGCCCAGTAAAGGTTTGGCCAATGACCCAGTAGTAGTAGAAGAATCTGTAACGAAGCTGTCAGAATCTGTTCTGTATTAATTTTAGCGGCCTGGGAGCCGTTGGATATGAGGTTTGGCAGGGGCAGATATAGCATACAGCGACATGTAACTATAGACATCCTGGGCATTCTTCCCCCGAAAATCATGCATCGTTTGTAAAGATCGTCGAGAGATCCGCGTCTTTCCAGAGTCACCGGGACTCTGTAGACTTTTTCGTAGAACCTGGCGATTCTTTTGATGGTGGCGCGGCCTCCCACAACTACACAATTAGAGAAATAATCTTGTCCGAGCGAGCCAGAGCCAACTTACACCTCAAAACACCGCTTGCCTGGCAATCAAGCACAGTCCTCGCTGTAAACCGCGCAGCATCATCATACGTCGTCCCCTCCATAATCTCGCTACCATCGCCCCAATGGCGAATGACATCGCTGTCTGCATCCACGATCCCGAAAAAGGAGCTGAAGATCGGCTCCACGAACCCACCCACTAGTATATGCACGCTGGTCACGTTCCGCTTACTTTCCAGGTATTCCTTCACGTGGATCATGGGGTCCTTGGGGAACAGCTCGCGCAGCTTCAGTTTCGTGTAGCCTAGTGCCCAGTCGCTAGAGACGTACCGGGGCACTGGCGGGGTAGCCGCGTCGCAGACGTCAATGAGCGCCTTTTGCCCCTCGACCATGAGCTTATCGTCACCGAGCTAGCAGCAGACGACAACGTGGCAGCCTTGAACGAACGAGGCGAGCGCCTCGTGGTCCGCTGCCTTGCAAGAGTTCGAGTCTGGGAGACGAGGATAGAGAGGAAGGTAGTTTGGCAGGGTCGCGGCAGTAGCGTTTGACTGTCAGCGATTCTTGTCcattgctggtgctggagtcCAGCAAGTGGGTGAGCAGTCGGCGGGCGAATTTGCCGGTGACTCCAGCGATGCCGAGCTTCATTTTGCCAGGATGAGGAAATCAAGTAGGGATTGATCCAGGGGAATATTTGTGTCTCTGAAAGTTTATAGAGGGTACAGTGGAGGAGTCGTCGCCTAGCTTTATAGTTGACTCTGCTTGGAGGTTAGGGTTATTCCCCGCCCTACTACAGGTTCTACCCTACTACTAGTTCTACCCCGATACAAGGAGTTAGAAGCATCCACAAGGCTCCTATCCCTGCTTATACATAGTAACCTTTGTAAAGGACCTATTGTGCAAGAGTGGGTAGGGCTGGGGGACGATTGGAACGGTTAAGACTGGCTATGAGTGAACGTAGTTGCGCTCACATGATGAAATGAATATATCGACATTCGAAGCGTGTATTCGAGTGATCTCAAAGAATAGGCAAGTGTCTACAATAATCTGGAAACCCTGGGACGTGTCAGCCTCGGCAAACATATTCAGCATCCTGCGATATATCAAAAGACGAGCCAAGCCACAACAATAAGGATGGAGAATATAGAGAATCAGAGACCCCCACGCTGGCCCAGAACGCGATCCGGCTCAGACTCCGTCAGCAGTTGATGTGTCGTGATAGGGATGTCAGCCGGGCCTTGCATCAGCTTTATATTCACCGTGGTCATTTGCCTAAACCGGAACTTTATCAGCGTACTGTCTATTTGAGCGCGAGGCTCGTAACTCGCATAAGTATAGGCAGGGGTTATTATCGCTGTGGGCATATTTTAGGATGAGAATTATCAAAAATGCCATGCTATTTCTGAAAACGAAGCCTTTTTCTCAAATTTTCGTTGAGAACCtcgtcatcaacatcacTTCTCCCTGCTATGATTCTGTTCGCATTCCGACTTTAAGCAGATCACAAGTGCGGATATAACCCTAAGCAAGCAGTGTTCGACCGCGATACAAACTTTGCGCTCTGTCAGACGCATAACATCCTACTTCCTGGCAGACTTTCGAGGCGTCAAAAGGACAAGCCATTACAGTAAGGTATGAGAGATGGCGAGAGAGGTTGAGAGATGGCAAGGTATCTATTTTATAGAAGCATTAGGATAACAAGATTGAAATTAGCATGGGTCAATATCGAAGctacatgaagaaaaaggccaCAAATGACCGCTACAAAAAGAGGGATTGACTGTCACTTGCaataatattatagataAGCGAGCTAAAACCTCATAAACTCTTTATTATAGACCATTGCCGAAGACTTAAGGTCGGGTCCTTACTGCACTTACCCAATACCCATGGCTGGGATTCAGGCCTATAGCTCATTCCCTACCCACCCTTCGACAAGGTGCCATATCGATCTGGAccagattgaagagaatATGCGTGACTACCACAACTCTTGCCACGGGAATATGCGGGGCAAAAGGAGCAAGGTGCAGCCAAGCTAGGTATATATGCAGTATATTTGAGGAAGCCCAATCAGCCGACGGTCCCGATATCCCCGAGCCGGCTAATTATAAGGCGCCGCCACGTTtctccaacagctccaaTATGGTGCTGCGAACTGGACCACCGACATGCCACCCCTCGCAGGATTCTCAGACAACCCATTGCGCTCCCGCACCGATCTCATCCGCGCAGCTATCGCTCTCGTCCAGCCTCTGCACACACACTTCTCTCCCAGGAACGCCTTCATCCGGCTCCCCGTCGCGACAGGTACACATTTCGACGAAAGAGCAGCGCAGTTAGAAGGCTATGCGCGGCCGTTATGGGTGGTCTCTACCTTGCTACATGCAGTGCGTGCTGAGCCCAATCATCCAGACGCTGAGGCTATCCGCACCGTATGTCGGCCATGGATTCAGGGTATCCAGACCGGGACAGATCCCGAGCACCCCGAGTACTGGGGCGAgatcggcgacggcgaccAGCGGATGGTCGAAGCAGAGGTCATCGCTGTAGCGGTCCTATTTGCGCCAGAGGACTTTTACCATTCACAGCCTGCCCGTGTCCGTGAGAATATCATGGCCTGGCTGCGTGGGATCAATGGAAAAGAGATGCCGGTCAATAACTGGCGGTGGTTTCGTGTTTTCGCGAACCTGGCCTTGATCATTGTGAGGGGAGTTCCGTACGCCGAATTGAAGGACGCTATTGACAGCGACTTTGCTGTCCTTGACTCATTCTACCTAGGCGATGGCTGGTCCGGCGACGGGCCGTGGTTGACCAGTGAACAGGAGACCGAACTGGAGCAGGAATACAGGAGGACGCGACGGCGTGATAAAATCGGACCAGGCCGCCAGGTGGACTATTATTCAGGCAGCTTCGCAATTCAATTCAGCCAGCTGCTGTATGCCAAGTTCGCGGCAGGGATCGACCCGGCTCGCGCGGAAGGATACCGGCAGCAGGCGAGGGAGTTTGGGCGGGATTTCTGGAGGTATTTTGATAGGGATGGTCAGTAGCCTTTTCTAACTAGATCTGCAGGGCTAATCCTGACTGACAAGCATACAGGCGCGGCCATCCCGTTCGGCAGGTCTCTCACATATCGCTTTGCGTGTGCAGGCTTTTTCGCGGCCCTGGCTATCGCCCAAGTACCAGATATGCCGGCGCCGCTGGATTCTCCGGGCGCAGTCAAGGGTTTTCTGCTACGACATCTGAGATGGTGGGCAGCGCATTCGGACAACATTTTCTATCCAGAGGGCACGATGAATATAGGCTACCTTTATCCGTGCGTCAAACGGCTTTCGTCTTACGTCTAGCTGGGTAGCTCGCTGACGGCCAAGCAGGAACATGTACATGGCCGAAGATTACAACTCGCCCCAATCCGTCTACTGGTCGCTTAAGTCGTTGATTCCGCTGGCCCTGGCCGACGGTCACTCCTTCTGGACGTCGCCTGAATCAGCCTACCCGGTCTCAGATGACTCGGTGAAGTTGATACCGCAACCAACCCAAATCCTCTGCGACCACGTCCACGGCGCGCAccacttcctcctcaacgcGGGCCAGTTCGTGGCCTGGCCAATGAAGGCCTCACAGGCCAAGTACTGCAAATTCGCTTACTCCAGCTCATTCGGCTTCAGTGTTCCGACAGGCTCGCTGATCCAGCAGATCGTACCGGACaatgccctcttcctcagtcgCGACGGGATCGAGACCTGGGCCGGGAAGTGGAAGACTTCAGAGGCGAGGTCTGGAACTGCGATtgtagatgaggagactGTGCCTGTTGCGCACGTCGAGTGGCGACCTTGGGGCGACGGGCAGGTTGTCGTCACGACGTGCCTGATCCCGCCAACGGCGAGGTGGCCCAATTGGCATACCCGCGTCCACCGGATCCAAGTGAAGGGGAAGACGTCCTTGGAGAGTCTGCACCTGGTTGAGGGCGGCTTTGCTATTGGGCGAGTCCcggctgagaagaagaaagttTTGCCGGTGTTCACGGATGGTGATATCGAGAGCGCGAGTATCGGGAGTGAGGGTGTCTACGTAACCCAATCAAGTGCTCTCGTGATCTCGCAGGCTGGTGCAAGCGGAATTGTCTCGGAAGCAGTGCGTCAACGATCTGGCGAGTCCAGCTGGAGCTCTTCTGGGCCCGTCGCGTCTGTAGATCatgaggccatgaagccCGATTCCAACACGAATCTACTTTCCCAGCGCACCTTGGTTCCGGTCGCAAAGCTTGAGCTACTTGATGTTGAGCCTGGAGAAGAGATCGAGCTCGTAACGAGGGTATTTGCTATTGCTGCGGAGTCGTTCAGGGCTCAGCAGGCTGACAGCGCAGCCGATAGGAAGGGTGGAGGGAGCGTCCAGCGGCGTATGCGAGAGAGCTGGCTGGATGTGCCTAAAGTCCAGCTCAGAGAGGTCTCAGGAGAGCGCAGCAGAGATGCGATCGCGCTAGATGTTTAAGTATTCAACAGATTGCTTGCTTGCCTATGTGATTCTGGTTCTACTCAAACTCGATTATATTTTAATCCACTGGAACCCTAACCGATTTTAAACCAACCCCATCCGCAACAAATGATTTCCAAACTCGAGCAGATAGTAATCCGCATAGACCAGCCCATGATCGCTGTACCGATCATGGTCTTGCGAATTATGATTTGCCGTGGCATTCTTCAAAATGGCGTCGAAGCGCTTGCCAGGAATCATATCCTGAACCTGTACTCGCACACCGTCCGAGCCAGAACCACTGCCAACAAGGCGCAAAGTGGCCTTCTCTTCCGAAAGCGAGTACTCAAGAGCGTCAATCATGATTTTCATCGCGAAGGCGCGATATCGGTTcgcaagctcaagctctctAGCCGCCTCGCCATCCGGCGCGAGGTCTGCAATCCCCGCCAATGACTGCGAAAGCAAAAGCATCCCGTTCGCCGCGACGACTCCAGCCGAGGAATCGCGGAGCGGATTCTCCTCGTTCTCGATGGGGGCGTCAAAGTCCCAGAGGGGGACGTAGCGACCGATCTTTCTCCCTCCACCGTTGGCTGCTCCAGAAGGCTCGAGCTGGGTCACTGGCCGCTCCACGCATGCGGGTGAAGTCTCGAGTCTATGTATAAAGTACTCTGCCAGTCCGCACGCAACTTCAAGGAATTCCCTCTCCGTAGTCCACTTGTACGTCTGCGCAAAGCCTGTAATCCCCCATGCCTGCCCGCGTGCCCAGGTGGACTCCTTGGCGTACCCTTGCGCCGTGCGGTGCGCTTTCACATCTCCTGTCTTGGGGTCGAAATTGACCACGTGATAGGTAGAGTATAGATGCAGCGGGTATCCGCCATAGTTGCCGGGCCGTGATTCgtgtcgaagaagagatcgcATCACTGTCTTCGCGTGAGTGGTCGCGATATGTGCCAACTTGCTCTCCCCCGAATGATGCGAGGCATAGTAGAGCAGATCGAGATTCATCATGCTGTCGACGATAACAAGGCAGTCATCTTCCAGGCTTGTGatctctatatctgcctgTCGCAGTGCGTCCCAGCTGCGAATCGCTCCGACGGACGGCACGAATCGGGTGGCGAGACTGTGCGCGCCTGTAATGAGCGCATCGAGGCTTTCACGATTGGAGGTCAGCTCCCACTCCTTCCGCAGGGACGGTTGTAAGATGAAGCCTATATCGTGCGTGTCGGTGCGCGCTCTCATGGCCTTAATGGGCTGTGTCCAGGCGGTACACAGGGAGGTGAGCCGGTCCAGCAGAGCCTCGGTGGTAGCTGCTGATCCGGCTTCATTGTCATTGCCCCCAAGGGAAGGAAAAGCCTGCGGGTACTTGACCGCGCGCTCCCTGAGTGTGTAGAGAAGCCCAGGAAAGAACCCGCATGTCCAGAAACTAGCCTCGCGAAGAAAGTACCGCCCGGCGTCTGCGCCGTTCTGGGGAACGAATTCTGGGTAGACCGTTGGGGGGATCTAGGACGTTGTCAGTATAGAAAAATAGATTATGACGATCTTGAGTGATGGTACATTGTCCTTTAAGGCCTCCTCTGCCACACGTAATACTTTTGCGAGCACGTTCTCGGCGAACAGCTCCTGTATCAGGACTTGCCCGCCCTCTGCTGTTTGTGGCATGTTGATATGAGTCTTGTAGAAAAGTCAATGAACACGGGAGGGACTCTTTTATCCGTCAATCAGCCCGGCTGTGGAAAGACCCTGCAATGAGAAGGGCAACCTCGGGGCAAAGCTTGTCCGGGGATCCTATCCCATGTCTGAGGGCGCAGATAATGGTCATCTGCCAAGTTGCCATGTCATACCGACCAGGCAGTCACGGCTGTCGATCTCCCTTCCGATATCCCCGAGACCCAGTCTTGATCCTGGCTTCCCCCGCCCAATACATGGCATACTGCGGGGGTAAACTATACCAATTGCGGCATACAAGCATCCTGGGTCCAAGCAGGCCAGAGCTTAACGGGGTGGTCCGACATATAAAGATGAAAAGGATTGTTCTGTAGGTAGGCCGAGCTCGTTGCCTTGTTCCCTACGGCTACCTACCGGCAGATCAACAGACAACCCTAACAATGCTCTCTCACTCCAAACACGAGACTTTTGAGGGGCTCGTCCTCAGGGACGTAATCCCAGACGGCCGCAAACCCTGGTATCGTGATTGGACCCTTCTGAAACTCAATACCCTGCTTCTTTGCGCCCTCCTTACTCAGATCGCCTCCGGCTACGACAGCAGCATGCTCAACGGCATGCAGTCGCTCCCGCAGTGGGTGAGCTACTTTGGCCAGCCGACGGGCACGCGTCTGGGCGCCATGACATTTGGACCGACAGGCGGCACACTGATCTCGGTTTTGATCTCATCACAGCTATGCGAGCGATTTGGTAGACGGTATCCGATCTGCGGCGGATCAATCGTCATAATCATCGGCGGGATCCTTCAAGCCGCAGCGGTGAACTACGGCATGTTCGTCCTCAGTAGATTCGTTGTCGGCTTTGGACTGGGAATAGTGGCTACTGCTGCGCCCCCGTTGCTTACTGAAGTGGCCTACCCAACGCACCGCGGGAAACTCGTCTCCTTCTACCTGGTTACTTGGCCACTTGGTTCGCTGATCGCCGCCTGGGTGACATACGGGACCTTCAAGATGGAAGGGTCGGACTGGAGCTGGCGGATCCCCAGCGCACTGCAATGCTTCTTCTCGCTTGTCCAGGCAGTCCTAGCTCTCCTCGCGCCGGAATCACCCCGTTGGCTCATCTACCAAGGCCGGCGCGAGGAGgccctcgccatcctgaCAGAGTACCACGGTCACGGGGACGCTGACTCCCGCCTCGTTCGTTTCGAAATGGCCGAGATCACGGCGACGCTCGAAATGGAAAAGGTCCAGCGCCTATCCCGGTGGACGGAATGGCTCTCTACCAGGGGCAACCGCCATCGCCTCTTCCTGGCTTGCTATATTCCTGCTATGCTTCAGTGGTCGGGTAATGCGCTGACATCCTACTACCTGGCCAAGGTGTTAGTGACTATTGATATTACCGATCCAAAAACGCAGCTCATCATTAACGCCTGTCTCTCCGTTTGGGGCTTCCTCACTGCTGCGGTGTTCGCGACACTAGTCGATCGCGCCGGACGACGCCGCTTGTTCCTGTCCGGCATGGGGAGTATGGGCATAGCGTACATCATCTGGACGATCTGCTCTGCACTGAATGAGAAACACAATTTCGAGGATAAAGGGTATGCCGGCGGTGTGCTGGCTatgatcttcgtcttcagcgcTGCGTACCACATGTGCTCGCCTGTTGCGCCAACGTACATAATGGAAGTCGTCCCCTTTTCGCTGAGATCCAAAGCGGCTATGATGTACCAGCTGACGGGGAATCTTGCGGGTCTATATAACAGCTTTGCAAATCCGGTTGCCATGGACGCGATTAGCTGGAGATACTATATAGTTTGGTGTGTGGTCATCGGCGTCAACTTCACCCTAATATTTCTGTTTTTCCCTGAGACGAAAGGCAAGGGCCTTGAGGAGGTTGCGGAGATCTTTGATGGACCCGACGCACTGGCAGGCAAGAACGCCATGAGGGAGATGGGGTTGGATGTTAATGCCGAcaaggctgttgctgttggggAGAGAAAGCATGTTGAGGAGGCTTAGATCTGAGACTGGCAAAGTGCAATGTCATACTATAGTCGACATGGAAGCCGAATATGGCAGCAATGTACCTCCGAGGCTCTTAAAAGCGATATTGCCGCCTCTTGGTGTTTTGGTTTATAGCTTGATTCTTGTGCAAGATAGACGAGTGTACGTTTATACATACTCGTCCCAAGACATGACACCAAGCCTTTCTCTCTGAACACTACTGAATCATATGAGAATTAGCACAGTTTATTACGCGGCTCCGAGACGTTGGCATGCTCTAAGGCGGAACTGCCTGCCTTCGGTCACTCCGGAAT encodes the following:
- a CDS encoding NmrA-like family protein (transcript_id=CADANIAT00004695), with the translated sequence MKLGIAGVTGKFARRLLTHLLDSSTSNGQESLTVKRYCRDPAKLPSSLSSSPRLELLQGSGPRGARLLGDDKLMVEGQKALIDVCDAATPPVPRYVSSDWALGYTKLKLRELFPKDPMIHVKEYLESKRNVTSVHILVGGFVEPIFSSFFGIVDADSDVIRHWGDGSEIMEGTTYDDAARFTARTVLDCQASGVLRCR
- a CDS encoding uncharacterized protein (transcript_id=CADANIAT00004694), which produces MAAGIVSSGNLSAADLEPIGAFTLVVHPPVSSAIWTADESISYHYQLNAKCQDFITRYLGKSLLNAVPDELNNMRSVNRKLLDLAFTYPFLMHASLAVAFTYDRYLNRPFGCRRSLDECYHWSRATTLLNRRLAQPISATSRDKDAIWGTATALAILSFASPDARTPEESWPLRRSADRSDLDWLCMSSGKMALWDSVNPLRPDSLFHVMEATFAQINAPLPERGIDGIPDPLAGVCSLNSATTAQDNPYFEAAHAVSAILDIPDSIVTTGKTQLFTRCIQGPFEDLLRYHNPVALLLLYLWYGKASCVWWIELRARVERPAICEYLRRFHRGDAAVQAFLP
- a CDS encoding glycoside hydrolase family 154 protein (transcript_id=CADANIAT00004696), which encodes MPPLAGFSDNPLRSRTDLIRAAIALVQPLHTHFSPRNAFIRLPVATGTHFDERAAQLEGYARPLWVVSTLLHAVRAEPNHPDAEAIRTVCRPWIQGIQTGTDPEHPEYWGEIGDGDQRMVEAEVIAVAVLFAPEDFYHSQPARVRENIMAWLRGINGKEMPVNNWRWFRVFANLALIIVRGVPYAELKDAIDSDFAVLDSFYLGDGWSGDGPWLTSEQETELEQEYRRTRRRDKIGPGRQVDYYSGSFAIQFSQLLYAKFAAGIDPARAEGYRQQAREFGRDFWRYFDRDGAAIPFGRSLTYRFACAGFFAALAIAQVPDMPAPLDSPGAVKGFLLRHLRWWAAHSDNIFYPEGTMNIGYLYPNMYMAEDYNSPQSVYWSLKSLIPLALADGHSFWTSPESAYPVSDDSVKLIPQPTQILCDHVHGAHHFLLNAGQFVAWPMKASQAKYCKFAYSSSFGFSVPTGSLIQQIVPDNALFLSRDGIETWAGKWKTSEARSGTAIVDEETVPVAHVEWRPWGDGQVVVTTCLIPPTARWPNWHTRVHRIQVKGKTSLESLHLVEGGFAIGRVPAEKKKVLPVFTDGDIESASIGSEGVYVTQSSALVISQAGASGIVSEAVRQRSGESSWSSSGPVASVDHEAMKPDSNTNLLSQRTLVPVAKLELLDVEPGEEIELVTRVFAIAAESFRAQQADSAADRKGGGSVQRRMRESWLDVPKVQLREVSGERSRDAIALDV
- a CDS encoding hexose transporter protein (transcript_id=CADANIAT00004698), whose product is MLSHSKHETFEGLVLRDVIPDGRKPWYRDWTLLKLNTLLLCALLTQIASGYDSSMLNGMQSLPQWVSYFGQPTGTRLGAMTFGPTGGTLISVLISSQLCERFGRRYPICGGSIVIIIGGILQAAAVNYGMFVLSRFVVGFGLGIVATAAPPLLTEVAYPTHRGKLVSFYLVTWPLGSLIAAWVTYGTFKMEGSDWSWRIPSALQCFFSLVQAVLALLAPESPRWLIYQGRREEALAILTEYHGHGDADSRLVRFEMAEITATLEMEKVQRLSRWTEWLSTRGNRHRLFLACYIPAMLQWSGNALTSYYLAKVLVTIDITDPKTQLIINACLSVWGFLTAAVFATLVDRAGRRRLFLSGMGSMGIAYIIWTICSALNEKHNFEDKGYAGGVLAMIFVFSAAYHMCSPVAPTYIMEVVPFSLRSKAAMMYQLTGNLAGLYNSFANPVAMDAISWRYYIVWCVVIGVNFTLIFLFFPETKGKGLEEVAEIFDGPDALAGKNAMREMGLDVNADKAVAVGERKHVEEA
- a CDS encoding glycoside hydrolase family 88 protein (transcript_id=CADANIAT00004697), which produces MPQTAEGGQVLIQELFAENVLAKIPPTVYPEFVPQNGADAGRYFLREASFWTCGFFPGLLYTLRERAVKYPQAFPSLGGNDNEAGSAATTEALLDRLTSLCTAWTQPIKAMRARTDTHDIGFILQPSLRKEWELTSNRESLDALITGAHSLATRFVPSVGAIRSWDALRQADIEITSLEDDCLVIVDSMMNLDLLYYASHHSGESKLAHIATTHAKTVMRSLLRHESRPGNYGGYPLHLYSTYHVVNFDPKTGDVKAHRTAQGYAKESTWARGQAWGITGFAQTYKWTTEREFLEVACGLAEYFIHRLETSPACVERPVTQLEPSGAANGGGRKIGRYVPLWDFDAPIENEENPLRDSSAGVVAANGMLLLSQSLAGIADLAPDGEAARELELANRYRAFAMKIMIDALEYSLSEEKATLRLVGSGSGSDGVRVQVQDMIPGKRFDAILKNATANHNSQDHDRYSDHGLVYADYYLLEFGNHLLRMGLV